Proteins encoded together in one Flavobacteriales bacterium window:
- a CDS encoding T9SS type A sorting domain-containing protein, with product CSHAEVTNGTDINPGCNSYCYTRIVSGSFDPNDKTVSPSINENGDLLTDQDELTYVIRFQNTGTGPAHDVIVTDTLSPLLDILSLEMIGASHNYEVNLLPGNILRWKFSNIMLPDSGSNEPGSHGYIHFRMKTLNAPQVGQSIENIANIYFDFNAPVITNAAVTNYVTNSGINQLTDDAQVQIFPNPANDKITIVWQPSADAQIELIDLSGRSVQKHSLKNGMHTLDCSSLSEGVYFVKITGGGKSQTKKVIIRH from the coding sequence TGTTCGCATGCCGAAGTGACCAACGGAACTGACATTAATCCGGGTTGTAATTCGTATTGCTATACCCGTATTGTAAGTGGATCTTTTGACCCGAACGATAAAACCGTTTCACCTTCTATCAATGAGAATGGGGATCTGTTGACGGATCAGGATGAACTTACTTATGTGATCCGCTTCCAGAACACCGGTACGGGTCCTGCCCACGACGTGATTGTTACCGACACCCTTTCGCCACTGCTCGACATATTGAGTCTAGAAATGATTGGTGCGAGTCACAATTACGAAGTAAACCTTCTTCCCGGCAATATCCTTCGCTGGAAATTCAGCAACATCATGTTACCGGATAGCGGAAGCAACGAACCCGGAAGTCACGGCTACATTCATTTCAGAATGAAAACCCTCAATGCTCCGCAGGTTGGACAAAGCATTGAAAACATTGCCAATATCTATTTCGATTTTAATGCACCGGTAATTACCAATGCGGCAGTTACCAATTATGTAACCAATAGCGGAATTAATCAGCTGACGGATGATGCGCAAGTGCAGATTTTCCCGAATCCTGCCAATGATAAAATCACCATTGTATGGCAACCATCTGCCGACGCACAAATTGAACTGATTGATTTAAGTGGTCGCAGTGTACAGAAGCATAGCTTGAAAAACGGTATGCACACCTTAGATTGTTCTTCTCTTTCGGAAGGGGTTTATTTTGTGAAAATCACCGGAGGTGGCAAGAGCCAAACTAAAAAAGTGATTATCCGCCACTAA
- a CDS encoding permease-like cell division protein FtsX has product MSNATNKIAQRSARSSYISTVIGISLVLFMLGLVGWGVMISRKVTRMAKESIRMDVFFKENVRDADMHQLEKTLASEPYVKTARFVSKEEALKETEKILGDDSLLSPVDNYNTILPSIEVYIVEDYANADSVKKIEDQLLSRYKNNLIEEVWYDRSMFMTINQSAKYAAYVILALATLLLFVAIALINNTIRLAVYSKRLLIRSMQLVGATEAFIRRPFLFRAFLQGIVSALISLGLILLGMNYLISWFPELTEVHDTPMMLMLFGGVTVLGILISWISTYFALRKYLRIRSELLY; this is encoded by the coding sequence ATGAGCAATGCCACTAATAAAATCGCCCAACGAAGCGCCCGTTCCTCTTACATTTCTACGGTAATCGGAATTTCGCTGGTGCTCTTTATGCTGGGTTTGGTCGGCTGGGGAGTGATGATTTCGAGGAAGGTGACCCGTATGGCCAAGGAAAGTATTCGTATGGATGTATTTTTTAAAGAAAACGTTCGCGATGCCGACATGCACCAATTGGAAAAAACGCTGGCTTCAGAACCTTATGTAAAAACCGCGCGATTTGTCAGTAAAGAAGAAGCCCTGAAAGAAACCGAAAAAATTCTGGGCGACGATTCACTTTTATCTCCGGTGGATAATTACAACACCATTTTACCATCGATTGAAGTGTACATTGTGGAAGACTATGCCAATGCCGACTCCGTAAAAAAAATAGAAGATCAGCTTTTATCGCGTTACAAGAATAATCTGATTGAAGAAGTCTGGTATGATCGCTCCATGTTCATGACCATTAACCAAAGCGCAAAATATGCGGCCTATGTCATTCTCGCTTTAGCCACACTTTTACTCTTTGTTGCCATCGCATTAATCAACAATACCATTCGTCTGGCTGTCTATTCCAAACGCCTGTTAATTCGCTCAATGCAATTGGTGGGTGCCACCGAAGCCTTTATCCGCAGACCCTTTCTGTTCCGTGCCTTTTTACAGGGGATTGTGTCGGCATTGATTTCGCTCGGACTTATCCTTCTGGGAATGAACTACCTGATTAGTTGGTTTCCGGAGCTAACCGAAGTACACGATACCCCCATGATGCTGATGCTCTTTGGAGGCGTTACCGTTTTAGGTATTTTAATTTCGTGGATTTCTACGTACTTTGCACTTCGTAAATACTTGAGAATACGTTCAGAATTACTTTATTGA
- a CDS encoding DUF3098 domain-containing protein, translated as MSKNNQQIFPFSKENYYLIIAGVVLVIIGFLLMMGGGSTDPNVFNKEELFSFRRITLAPFTVILGYGVVLYGILRKSKKQDQH; from the coding sequence ATGAGCAAAAACAACCAACAAATATTCCCTTTTTCCAAGGAAAACTATTATTTAATCATTGCCGGAGTTGTGCTGGTAATCATCGGATTTTTATTGATGATGGGCGGCGGTTCTACCGATCCGAATGTGTTTAATAAAGAAGAATTATTCTCGTTCCGCAGAATTACGCTCGCACCGTTTACGGTGATTTTAGGTTATGGTGTAGTACTCTATGGAATTCTTCGTAAGTCGAAGAAGCAGGATCAGCACTAA
- a CDS encoding undecaprenyl-diphosphate phosphatase encodes MELLDAIIIAIVEGITEYLPVSSTGHMIITEKVLGLQSSDFSKAFMINIQLGAILAVVVLYWKRFFQSMDFYFKLLVAFLPAAVFGLLLSDYIDSMLESVTTVAISLVLGGMVLLFIDRWLDRRENDAQVDYPRALKIGFFQCIAMIPGVSRSAATIIGGMTQKLSRKTAAEFSFFLAVPTMFAASAKKLKDVWDKDPHILTDNLSTLAIGNLVAFIVAMIAIKFFIDYLSKYGFRIFGYYRIVVGITILALLAMGYELNITG; translated from the coding sequence ATGGAATTACTCGACGCGATCATCATCGCCATTGTAGAAGGGATTACCGAATATCTCCCGGTTTCTTCTACGGGACATATGATCATTACTGAAAAAGTGCTCGGATTACAAAGCAGCGATTTTTCCAAAGCATTTATGATCAACATTCAGCTGGGAGCAATTCTCGCTGTGGTGGTTTTGTATTGGAAGCGCTTCTTTCAATCGATGGATTTTTACTTTAAACTGCTTGTCGCTTTTTTACCCGCCGCTGTATTCGGACTACTTCTGAGCGATTACATCGACTCCATGCTGGAGAGTGTCACTACCGTTGCAATTTCTCTCGTATTAGGAGGAATGGTTTTATTATTTATTGACCGCTGGCTGGATCGTCGCGAGAATGATGCACAGGTAGATTATCCACGCGCTTTAAAAATCGGTTTCTTTCAATGCATTGCCATGATACCCGGCGTATCGCGATCGGCAGCAACGATTATTGGAGGAATGACTCAAAAATTAAGCAGAAAAACAGCTGCTGAATTTTCATTTTTTCTTGCTGTACCCACCATGTTTGCTGCTTCTGCAAAAAAACTAAAGGACGTGTGGGACAAAGATCCGCATATTTTAACCGACAATCTTTCTACGCTGGCCATTGGCAATCTTGTAGCTTTTATCGTTGCAATGATCGCCATAAAATTCTTTATTGATTATCTCAGTAAATACGGATTCCGCATTTTCGGATACTACCGCATTGTGGTTGGAATTACGATTCTCGCCTTGTTGGCCATGGGCTATGAACTCAATATTACCGGATGA
- the truB gene encoding tRNA pseudouridine(55) synthase TruB, whose product MKIDLKEGAVWLIDKPYEWTSFDVVRKLKYALIKNTGDKKAKIGHAGTLDPLATGLLIVCVGKATKQIDSIQAGIKEYTGSFFLGAATPSYDRETSPGESMDISHIGKEEIERTAKSFIGEQEQQAPLYSAKLIDGKRAYEHARKGTEAEVKKHKITIYEFEITGIEIPLIHFRIQCSKGTYIRSIAHDFGIRLQAAAYLHDLRRTKSGEYDVNNAIPIEQLFEMLSGQTMEMKEHSKRAFLLENRNKNATQED is encoded by the coding sequence ATGAAAATCGACCTGAAAGAAGGTGCCGTTTGGCTCATCGATAAACCGTATGAATGGACCTCTTTCGATGTGGTGCGTAAATTAAAATATGCACTCATAAAAAATACAGGCGATAAAAAAGCAAAGATTGGTCACGCCGGCACGCTCGACCCACTCGCTACCGGATTGTTGATTGTATGTGTAGGAAAAGCCACCAAACAAATTGATAGCATTCAGGCAGGAATAAAAGAATATACCGGAAGTTTTTTTCTGGGCGCCGCCACGCCATCGTACGACAGGGAGACTAGTCCCGGAGAATCGATGGACATTTCGCACATCGGAAAAGAAGAGATTGAAAGGACAGCGAAATCATTCATTGGCGAACAAGAACAACAAGCACCACTCTATTCAGCAAAATTAATCGACGGAAAACGTGCTTACGAGCATGCCCGCAAAGGAACAGAAGCTGAAGTAAAAAAACATAAAATCACCATTTACGAATTTGAAATAACGGGTATTGAAATCCCCCTCATACATTTTCGTATTCAATGTTCCAAAGGAACCTACATCCGGAGCATTGCACATGATTTTGGAATCCGCCTGCAGGCAGCGGCTTATCTGCACGATTTAAGGCGCACCAAAAGTGGTGAATATGATGTGAACAATGCCATTCCCATTGAACAGTTATTTGAAATGCTCAGCGGACAAACCATGGAAATGAAAGAACATTCCAAGCGTGCATTTCTATTGGAGAACAGAAATAAAAACGCAACGCAGGAAGATTAA
- a CDS encoding tetratricopeptide repeat protein has product MRSVFTFSFLFLMLFSFAQEDERYSNFLDDHELFKLSEKEQRIYLQKLDSILNSGKGTADEFYLRGLFRSKSGDKEGAIKDYTHAIQLDPKLYAPYVNRGLLYAEKADTARALADYTMAIKLEPNHPSAYNNRGYLNQLKGNYPTAIADYDKAISLDNKFSVSYINKLRTFMQMGKEKEAEEVLIAFTKIFPDDPRTYTERADFYEQQNNYIMALKELDLAVEKSKNDPAFIVYRSNFKDDVINDDEGALADCNLALSMEPNNPKFHYAKSRPLYDMGKYREVYESCTKALEIDPNYYDALTMRGNVLDYMGMWQQALRDYEAAIKIRPDEIYAYRQIAILYNNRKEFDKSAAAISAYLNRNPENSLMLIERSKINFSNKGFQHIVNDMNTVLRLEPKNGFAYLIRAVAFDSLGKVDLACKDAQMAQQLGIAEGYEYLKSHCRDRINPKILKAEELMDKAGKKQIEGQYKEALVLMDEAVKTLPDSGYVWYARAKIKRSMEDYSGSIPDLKKAIELKSPLLEEVWVTLGVAYQRTENNTEARKCYDQAIRVNPKYAMAYYNIGLMYYFENDYQECVRWVNRALGFNPQYLLAYQLLAECGFKLNKKEWICGGLKGASDLGDMRSSVKLLEYCD; this is encoded by the coding sequence ATGCGATCTGTTTTCACTTTCAGTTTTCTTTTTCTGATGCTCTTTTCCTTTGCACAGGAAGATGAACGTTATTCCAATTTTTTGGATGATCATGAATTGTTTAAACTTTCCGAAAAAGAACAACGCATTTACCTTCAAAAACTCGATTCCATTTTAAACAGCGGCAAAGGAACTGCAGATGAATTTTATTTACGCGGACTTTTCCGTTCCAAATCGGGCGATAAAGAAGGTGCTATTAAAGACTACACCCATGCAATTCAACTGGACCCAAAACTTTATGCTCCCTATGTAAACCGCGGATTATTGTATGCCGAAAAAGCGGATACAGCCAGAGCACTGGCCGATTATACCATGGCTATAAAACTGGAACCTAATCATCCCTCTGCTTATAACAACAGAGGATATTTAAATCAACTGAAAGGAAATTATCCGACCGCTATTGCAGATTACGACAAAGCCATTTCGCTGGATAACAAATTCTCGGTTTCCTACATCAACAAATTAAGGACCTTCATGCAAATGGGAAAGGAAAAAGAAGCGGAAGAAGTACTGATTGCATTCACAAAAATTTTTCCCGACGATCCGCGTACCTATACTGAACGTGCAGATTTTTATGAGCAACAAAACAATTACATCATGGCTTTAAAAGAGCTGGATCTGGCTGTTGAAAAAAGTAAAAACGATCCTGCATTTATTGTATATCGTTCCAATTTTAAAGATGATGTAATCAACGACGATGAAGGCGCTCTCGCAGATTGCAATCTGGCTTTATCCATGGAACCGAATAATCCGAAATTTCACTACGCAAAAAGTCGTCCGCTCTACGACATGGGAAAATACCGCGAAGTGTATGAGTCATGCACAAAAGCATTGGAAATTGATCCCAACTATTACGATGCACTCACCATGCGCGGAAACGTGCTCGATTATATGGGTATGTGGCAACAAGCATTGCGCGATTACGAAGCCGCTATAAAAATTCGTCCCGACGAAATTTACGCCTATCGCCAGATTGCTATTTTGTATAATAACCGAAAGGAATTCGACAAATCCGCCGCTGCCATTTCAGCTTATTTAAACCGGAACCCGGAAAACAGTCTGATGCTGATTGAACGGTCTAAAATTAATTTTTCCAATAAAGGATTTCAGCATATCGTAAACGATATGAATACCGTATTGCGACTGGAACCAAAAAACGGATTTGCCTATCTGATCCGCGCTGTTGCATTTGATTCATTGGGCAAAGTAGATTTAGCCTGTAAAGATGCACAGATGGCACAACAGTTAGGCATTGCCGAAGGATACGAATACCTGAAATCACATTGCAGAGACCGCATTAATCCAAAAATCTTAAAAGCGGAAGAGTTGATGGATAAAGCAGGAAAAAAACAAATAGAAGGTCAGTATAAAGAGGCGCTCGTTTTAATGGATGAAGCCGTAAAAACGTTACCGGATTCCGGATATGTCTGGTATGCGCGCGCAAAAATTAAACGGAGTATGGAAGATTATTCTGGTTCCATACCCGATTTAAAAAAAGCCATTGAATTAAAATCACCATTGCTGGAAGAAGTGTGGGTAACTTTAGGTGTAGCCTACCAGCGAACGGAAAACAATACCGAAGCACGCAAATGTTATGATCAGGCAATTCGTGTTAATCCGAAATACGCCATGGCTTATTATAACATTGGACTGATGTATTATTTTGAAAACGACTATCAGGAATGTGTCCGCTGGGTGAATCGCGCACTCGGATTTAATCCGCAATATTTATTAGCCTACCAATTACTGGCAGAATGCGGATTTAAACTCAATAAAAAAGAATGGATTTGCGGAGGATTAAAAGGAGCTTCCGATTTGGGCGATATGCGTTCGTCGGTGAAGCTCCTTGAATACTGCGATTGA